Genomic DNA from Salinibacterium sp. NK8237:
TAACCGGTGCCATTCTGTTCGCGATCTGGGTGACACTCATCATCGTCAGCACGTCGAACGGTGTGAACGTCGCCGACGGTCTTGACGGCCTCGCGACCGGTTCAGCGATCTTCGCGATCGCGTCCTACATCGTCATCGGGTTTTGGCAAGCTAATCAGTCGTGCAGCAATCCAAGCATCGATCGTGAAGTGCTCTACAAGTGCTACGAGGTCCGCGACCCGCTTGACCTCGCCATCATTGCCGCGGCGATCGTCGGCGCGCTCATCGGCTTCCTGTGGTGGAACACCTCGCCGGCACAGGTCTTCATGGGCGACACAGGTTCGCTCGGTCTCGGAGGCGCCCTCGCTGCTCTCGCGATCATGAGCCGCACAGAACTGCTGCTCATCCTCATCGGTGGTCTCTTCCTTATCGTCACCGGCTCCGTCATCTTGCAACGTGCCTATTTCAAGATCACCGGCGGTAAACGCATTTTCTTGATGAGTCCGCTGCATCATCATTTCGAACTCAAAGGCTGGGCAGAAGTCACGGTAGTAGTGCGCTTCTGGTTGATCGCAGCGCTCTTCGTCGCCGCGGGTGTCGGAACCTTCTATCTTGAATGGATCAATCAGTAGTCGTGCGCGATCTCAACTCATTCACCAGCTGGAACTCGGCCTGGAGCGAACTGAGCGTTGCGGTCCTCGGGCTGGGGGCGACCGGCTTCTCAGCGGCCGACACCCTCACCGAACTCAAGGCTCGTGTTCTCGTGATCGCGGATGCGGCATCCGACAATCGCGTCGAAATGGTGCAGGTCATCGGTGCCGAGCTGGAACTCGGCGGCAGCGCTGACGATCAGCTTGCCGCGCTCACCGCGCATGCCCCCGACGTCGTCATCGTGTCGCCTGGCTATCCGCTCGATCACGTTCTCGTGGAGTGGTGCCGCACTAACGCTGTTCCGATGTGGACCGAGATTGAACTTGCCTGGCGTCTGCGCGACAAAACAGGCACGCCTGCCGAATGGATTGCCATCACCGGCACCAACGGCAAAACGACCACGGCGCAGCTGACCGCCCACATTCTGACAACGGCCGGTTTCCGGGCGGGTGCAGTCGGCAACATCGGTATTCCGGTGCTCGACGCGATTCGATACCCCGATGGCTTTGACTTTCTCGTCGTTGAGCTCTCGAGTTTTCAGCTTCACGGGATGCCGCGCGAGGGCGCTGGTGCGATCTCACCGCTCGCTAGCGTCTGTCTCAATTTTGCTGACGACCATCTCGATTGGCACGGTTCTCGTGAGGCATACGCGCACGCAAAAGCGACCGTCTACGCCAACACGAAAGTTGCCGCGGTTTACAATCGCGCGGTGCCCGAGACGCTGGCCATGGTCGAAAATGCTGACGTGGTCGACGGATGCCGTGCAATCGGGTTCGGACTCGATACGCCGGGTCCCAGCGACTTCGGTATTGTCAGCGACCTGCTCGCTGACCGCGCGTTCGGCGATGACCGCCACAACGCTGCCCTCGAACTTTTCACGCTCGACGAGCTGCGCCAGCGCAACCTTGCGGCGCCGCACATGGTCGCCAACATTCTCGCGGCGAGTGCACTCACTCGAGCCGCCGGCGTAAGCATCGAAGCGGTGCGTGAGGGTGTAGCTAGTTTCGAGATCGATGGCCACCGCAATCAGGTCGTGCTTGTCAGTGGGGGAGTGACCTGGATCAACGATTCCAAGGCCACTAATTCCCATGCCGCGAGTGCATCGCTTTCCGCGGCCGACCCTGTGGTGTGGATTCTGGGCGGCCTGCTCAAGGGAATTGATGTTGCTCCCTTGATTGAGAAACACGCTCGGAGACTTAAGGCTGCAATCGTCATTGGTAACGACAGGCTGGCAATACAGGCGGCATTCCAGCGACACGCGCCGCAGATTCCGGTCTTCGAGGTTGACTCGACTGACACTGATCACGTGATGCCCCGTGCCGTCGAGATGGCGCACGGAATCGCTACCGAAGG
This window encodes:
- the mraY gene encoding phospho-N-acetylmuramoyl-pentapeptide-transferase; its protein translation is MIALLVAAGFSLFFTLLLTPLFIRLFVRLKWGQFIRDDGPESHHTKRGTPTMGGIVFILGSTIGYFVGHWVASEPVTLSGLLVIYLMVGLGIIGFIDDFMKTRKQRSLGLGGWSKVAGQVIVAAGFAALALNFPDPGGLTPASSMISGLRDINWLDLATFGVVTGAILFAIWVTLIIVSTSNGVNVADGLDGLATGSAIFAIASYIVIGFWQANQSCSNPSIDREVLYKCYEVRDPLDLAIIAAAIVGALIGFLWWNTSPAQVFMGDTGSLGLGGALAALAIMSRTELLLILIGGLFLIVTGSVILQRAYFKITGGKRIFLMSPLHHHFELKGWAEVTVVVRFWLIAALFVAAGVGTFYLEWINQ
- the murD gene encoding UDP-N-acetylmuramoyl-L-alanine--D-glutamate ligase; protein product: MDQSVVVRDLNSFTSWNSAWSELSVAVLGLGATGFSAADTLTELKARVLVIADAASDNRVEMVQVIGAELELGGSADDQLAALTAHAPDVVIVSPGYPLDHVLVEWCRTNAVPMWTEIELAWRLRDKTGTPAEWIAITGTNGKTTTAQLTAHILTTAGFRAGAVGNIGIPVLDAIRYPDGFDFLVVELSSFQLHGMPREGAGAISPLASVCLNFADDHLDWHGSREAYAHAKATVYANTKVAAVYNRAVPETLAMVENADVVDGCRAIGFGLDTPGPSDFGIVSDLLADRAFGDDRHNAALELFTLDELRQRNLAAPHMVANILAASALTRAAGVSIEAVREGVASFEIDGHRNQVVLVSGGVTWINDSKATNSHAASASLSAADPVVWILGGLLKGIDVAPLIEKHARRLKAAIVIGNDRLAIQAAFQRHAPQIPVFEVDSTDTDHVMPRAVEMAHGIATEGDTVLLAPAAASMDQFTSYADRGDKFAAAVLERVGGNDDDASSATTPTPTAE